A stretch of Bordetella petrii DNA encodes these proteins:
- a CDS encoding helix-turn-helix domain-containing protein: MSKIASAPSDFTLFHTLREARVHLDRAASLGAGLAVAQWNRDQRAGRALMDYDTPGHHTLSLYLRGGETCFRLSQRDLHGGAGKFCVLPDQHHSRWSMNEEVRFLHLYIAPQRLAREAVMRLDREPRELELRDRTYIQDPSLAGACRALLAADWNVPAARLAASSAAEAVLHHLLAHGTGRPAGRLTPLGGLAPAVRRRVRDYIDAHLAEPLTLDVLAGVAALSTYHFARMFHASFGEPPHAWVLGRRLARARALLGSTADDLASVAQACGFGNASHLSRAFAQAAGATPGQYRAAMRAAPQGPAHKARQPPGGSTMGC, from the coding sequence ATGAGCAAGATCGCGTCGGCGCCGTCCGATTTCACCCTGTTCCATACCCTGCGCGAGGCCCGCGTCCATCTCGACCGCGCCGCGTCGCTGGGGGCCGGCCTGGCGGTGGCCCAATGGAACCGCGACCAGCGCGCCGGCCGCGCGCTGATGGACTACGACACCCCCGGCCACCACACCCTGTCGCTGTACCTGCGGGGCGGCGAAACCTGTTTCCGGCTCAGCCAGCGCGACCTGCATGGCGGCGCCGGCAAGTTCTGCGTGCTGCCCGACCAGCATCATTCGCGCTGGAGCATGAACGAAGAAGTCCGCTTCCTGCACCTGTACATCGCCCCGCAGCGCCTGGCGCGCGAAGCCGTCATGCGGCTCGACCGCGAGCCGCGCGAGCTCGAACTGCGCGATCGAACCTATATCCAGGACCCGTCCCTGGCCGGCGCCTGCCGCGCGCTGCTGGCCGCCGACTGGAACGTGCCGGCGGCGCGCCTGGCGGCCAGCAGCGCCGCCGAGGCCGTGCTGCATCACCTGCTGGCCCACGGCACCGGACGGCCGGCGGGGCGCCTGACGCCGCTGGGCGGCCTGGCGCCCGCGGTGCGGCGCCGGGTGCGCGACTATATCGACGCCCACCTGGCCGAGCCCCTGACACTGGACGTGCTGGCCGGCGTGGCGGCGCTGTCCACCTACCATTTCGCGCGCATGTTCCATGCCTCGTTCGGCGAACCGCCCCATGCCTGGGTGCTGGGGCGCCGCCTGGCGCGGGCCCGCGCCCTGCTGGGGTCCACCGCCGACGACCTGGCCAGCGTGGCGCAGGCCTGCGGATTCGGCAACGCCAGTCATCTCAGCCGCGCGTTCGCGCAGGCCGCGGGCGCCACCCCCGGCCAATACCGGGCCGCCATGCGCGCCGCCCCCCAGGGCCCCGCGCATAAGGCGCGCCAGCCCCCCGGGGGGTCTACAATGGGCTGTTGA
- a CDS encoding EamA family transporter, whose amino-acid sequence MNLFLYLLTVLIWGSTWMAIKLQLGVVAIPVSIFYRFALASVVMLIGLAALGRLQRLSRQGHLLCLGQGLCLFCLNFLCFYSATQWISSGLVSVVFSASTLWNALNARLWFGTRIAPRVMLGGAFGLAGLVLLFWPEVAGQQASHETLLGLGLALLGTLCFSTGNMLSSAQQRAGIGPLTGNAYSMLYGSLVLLAGCVATGQPFDFDPSPVYVGALLYLAFFGSIVAFTAYLTLVGRLGPARAAYCTVLFPVVALSISTVAEGYQWTISAVAGLALVMLGNVLVFARRRAGRAAPAPVARQ is encoded by the coding sequence GTGAACCTGTTCCTGTACCTGCTCACCGTGCTCATCTGGGGTTCCACCTGGATGGCCATCAAGCTGCAATTGGGGGTGGTCGCCATCCCCGTGTCCATCTTCTACCGCTTTGCGCTGGCGTCGGTGGTGATGCTGATCGGCCTGGCGGCGCTAGGCCGCCTGCAGCGGCTCAGCCGCCAGGGGCACCTGCTGTGCCTGGGCCAGGGCCTGTGCCTGTTCTGCCTGAATTTCCTGTGCTTCTACAGCGCCACGCAATGGATATCCAGCGGCCTGGTGTCGGTGGTGTTTTCCGCCTCGACCTTGTGGAACGCGCTGAACGCGCGCCTGTGGTTCGGCACCCGCATTGCGCCGCGCGTCATGCTGGGCGGCGCCTTCGGCCTGGCCGGCCTGGTGCTGTTGTTCTGGCCCGAGGTGGCCGGGCAGCAGGCCAGCCATGAAACGCTGCTGGGCCTGGGCCTGGCGCTGCTGGGCACGCTGTGTTTTTCCACCGGCAACATGTTGTCTTCGGCGCAGCAGCGCGCCGGCATCGGCCCGCTGACGGGCAACGCCTACAGCATGCTGTACGGGTCGCTGGTGTTGCTGGCGGGCTGTGTGGCCACGGGCCAGCCGTTCGATTTCGACCCGTCGCCGGTCTACGTGGGGGCGCTGCTGTACCTGGCTTTTTTCGGGTCCATCGTGGCGTTCACCGCCTACCTGACTCTGGTCGGCCGCCTTGGGCCGGCTCGCGCGGCGTACTGCACGGTGCTGTTTCCGGTGGTGGCGCTCAGCATTTCCACGGTGGCGGAAGGGTACCAGTGGACGATTTCCGCGGTGGCCGGGCTGGCGCTGGTGATGCTGGGCAATGTGCTCGTGTTCGCCCGGCGCCGCGCGGGCCGCGCCGCGCCTGCGCCGGTCGCCAGGCAGTAG
- a CDS encoding YkvA family protein, producing the protein MPIANPTYEKAYSDQRFWRKATRHASAVGKQALEKALWLYYAVQNPGTPKWARRVIYGALGYFVLPLDAIPDLAPLVGYTDDLGVMTAALATVAFYINDDVKHQASNKLHDWFGASASTTPRRAG; encoded by the coding sequence ATGCCAATCGCCAATCCGACCTACGAAAAGGCCTATTCCGACCAGCGCTTCTGGCGCAAGGCGACGCGCCACGCGTCGGCGGTGGGCAAGCAGGCCCTGGAAAAAGCCCTGTGGCTGTACTACGCGGTGCAGAATCCTGGCACGCCCAAATGGGCGCGCCGGGTCATCTACGGCGCGCTGGGCTACTTTGTGCTGCCGCTGGACGCCATCCCCGACCTGGCGCCGCTGGTCGGCTATACCGACGACCTGGGCGTCATGACGGCCGCGCTGGCCACCGTGGCGTTCTACATCAACGACGACGTCAAGCACCAGGCCAGCAACAAGCTGCACGACTGGTTCGGCGCCTCCGCTTCCACCACGCCGCGCCGCGCTGGCTGA